A genomic stretch from Tamandua tetradactyla isolate mTamTet1 chromosome 15, mTamTet1.pri, whole genome shotgun sequence includes:
- the NICN1 gene encoding nicolin-1 isoform X2, with translation MSRVSVPCHVKGTVALQLQEIMFKNYYTAFLSIRVRQHNTMHTPAKWVTCLRDYCLMPDPHSEEGSQEYVSLFKHQMLCDMARVLELRLILRQPSPLWLSFTVEELQIYQQGPKSPSMAFPKWLSSPVPYEEPAPLLEGLPDPGRVSSEVQQMWALTEMIRANQTSTRIGRFDVDGCYDLNLLSYT, from the exons TTGCAGGAGATCATGTTTAAGAACTACTACACAGCCTTTCTGAGCATCCGGGTGCGCCAGCATAACACAATGCATACACCGGCCAAGTGGGTGACCTGCCTGCGGGACTATTGCCTGATGCCTGACCCACACAGTGAGGAGGGGTCCCAGGAGTATGTATCACTGTTCAAACACCAG ATGCTGTGTGACATGGCCAGAGTGTTGGAGCTGCGCCTGATTCTGCGGCAGCCATCGCCACTGTGGCTGTCTTTTACAGTGGAAGAACTGCAGATCTACCAACAGGGACCAAAG AGTCCCTCAATGGCCTTCCCCAAGTGGCTTTCCAGTCCAGTGCCCTATGAGGAGCCTGCCCCCCTCCTTGAG GGTCTCCCAGACCCTGGCAGGGTATCCTCCGAGGTGCAGCAGATGTGGGCGCTGACAGAGATGATCCGGGCCAATCAAACCTCCACGCGGATCGGCCGCTTTGAT GTGGATGGCTGTTATGACCTGAACTTGCTCTCCTACACCTGA